The genomic region TGGACGACTGCATCAGCGCCATCGAGGAAGCAGCCAACGCAGCCAAGGAGCTGCTGTTTGGCCCCATTCCGGTCGAGTTCCCGGTGAGCGTCGCCGTCGTCGACTCCTACGACAACGCAAAGTAATCCGGCCGCCAGAGCCGGCCCAACCGAAACGGCGTACTTTGACGCGCAACGAGCCGGCCGCCGTCGTAATTCACGACGGCGGCGTCTCCAAAGTGCCCGCGACGGCACACCTGCCGCCCGCAGGGGCAGGACAATAGCCGGTGCACACGGGAAACAAAAGTCACATCCGCCCCATACGGAATAAGCGGTTGTACTGAGTAATGTACCGGCGGGTAGTTCGCATCATGTGGCGTGGGCCACTAAGCTCGATGGTGGCCGGGCAGTGGCAATAAGTTGGCTCGGCACGTGCGACGAAGCATCAGCAGGGGGTTTCCACGCCAATGGCGGGCAAGTTTGAAGTTCACCAGGATAGCGATCAGTCCTACAAGTTCCGACTCATGGATGGGGACGGAAACATCGTGGCAGAGTCGCCGCGGTTCAAGAGTGTTTCGGGAGTAGTGGCCGGCATCAACGCATTGCGCGAAAACGCCGCCACCGGCCTGGTGGTGGATCTGCGGAAATCGCAGCACTGACCCTGGCGGGATAGCCAGCCGGAACACCAGCCGCGGACGGGCCAGCCAGCAGTACCGTCAGAGGTCCAGCGGGTGAAGCCTGGTCCTGTCCCATGGAACGGCCCAGGCCAACTGGTCGAACAGTTCGTTCAGAATCATGCCTGTAAAGCCCCAGACTACAAGGCTGTTCACGGTGAACGCCGGGCTCTGGAACGTCTGGTTCATGCGGGTCACGGCCGCCATGGTGCGGTTCTCGGGGTCCAGCAGATCGCGGACCGGCACCCGGAAGACCTGGGCGGACTCGCCGTAGTCCACCACCCGGACCGGCGACGGCGAAGCCCACCAGGCCAAGACAGGGGTCACCAGGAAGTTTCCGCGCGGAAGGGCCAGTTCCGGCAGGGCACCCAGCACTTCGACGCCGGAAGGGTCCACGCCGGTCTCCTCCTCCGCTTCCCGAAGCGCGGCCTCCACCGGCGTCTCACCGACATGGATACCGCCGCCGGGAAATGCCACCTGCCCGGGATGGTCATCAAGGGTGTGGGCACGTTCCAGGAGCAGGACGTCGAGGTCGGCGGCCACGAGCGGCTTACCGGAGGCTGCGGGCACATCGTCCAGGGCTCCGAAGAGGATCAGAACGGCCGCTTTGCGGACAACGGACTCGTCAACGGTGAGCTTTTGCCAGTAAGGATTCCGGGCAGGACCGGTTCCCGCCCGGATTGAATCGACGAGGTCCACCAAATCCTGGCGCGCTGTCATTGAGTCCTCCGCTGCGATTCCATCCGGATTTCGGCGGCGCGGTGCGTCTCGGCCAGCAGCTTCTCCAGGAGCTCCTCGTTTCCCGGCGCCAGTTCGTACTTCAGCAGTTTCGCGGCCTTGGCTGGGTTCGTCTCGCCCGAGCCAAAGCTGGGGCACCAGTTGGCCACGGCGCAGGCCCCACAGGCCGGCTTGCGGGAATGGCACACCCGCCTGCCGTGAAAGACCACCCGGTGGGACAGCATGGTCCAGTCCCTGGGCTCAAAC from Arthrobacter globiformis harbors:
- a CDS encoding YegP family protein; amino-acid sequence: MAGKFEVHQDSDQSYKFRLMDGDGNIVAESPRFKSVSGVVAGINALRENAATGLVVDLRKSQH
- a CDS encoding NUDIX hydrolase is translated as MTARQDLVDLVDSIRAGTGPARNPYWQKLTVDESVVRKAAVLILFGALDDVPAASGKPLVAADLDVLLLERAHTLDDHPGQVAFPGGGIHVGETPVEAALREAEEETGVDPSGVEVLGALPELALPRGNFLVTPVLAWWASPSPVRVVDYGESAQVFRVPVRDLLDPENRTMAAVTRMNQTFQSPAFTVNSLVVWGFTGMILNELFDQLAWAVPWDRTRLHPLDL